One segment of Acidovorax sp. DW039 DNA contains the following:
- a CDS encoding peptidase U32 family protein — protein MDPLTPAVSYPAAPNPANPLAAPPAGPAAIPVAANAANTQTAPTAPELVCPAGSLPALKAAVDHGANCVYLGLRDATNARNFAGLNFDEAAIAQGIAYAHQRGCKVFMALNTYPQASNPGPWRSAVDKAVDMGLDAVILADPGLMQYAAQHHPQLRLHLSVQGSATNFEAINFYREQFGVVRAVLPRVLSMEQVRQVIERTPVEIEVFGFGSLCVMVEGRCALSSYVTGKSPNTHGVCSPPKAVRWQETPQGLESRLNGVLIDRYAPGENAGYPTLCKGRFDVGDEENYYAIEEPTSLNTLELLPQLVKIGVRAIKIEGRQRSPAYVADVTRVWREAIDHCMAQPHRYAPKTHWMARLDQVAEGQQHTLGAYHRPWK, from the coding sequence ATGGACCCATTAACCCCGGCTGTCTCCTACCCAGCTGCGCCGAACCCGGCTAACCCCCTCGCGGCCCCACCCGCAGGCCCGGCGGCCATCCCTGTCGCTGCCAACGCTGCAAACACCCAGACCGCGCCCACGGCCCCCGAACTGGTCTGCCCCGCAGGCAGCCTGCCCGCCCTCAAAGCCGCCGTGGACCACGGCGCCAACTGCGTGTACCTGGGCCTGCGCGACGCCACCAACGCCCGCAACTTTGCGGGGCTGAACTTTGACGAAGCCGCCATTGCCCAGGGCATTGCCTACGCCCACCAGCGCGGGTGCAAGGTGTTCATGGCGCTCAACACCTACCCGCAGGCCTCCAACCCCGGCCCCTGGCGCAGCGCGGTGGACAAGGCCGTGGACATGGGGCTGGACGCCGTCATCCTGGCCGACCCCGGCCTCATGCAATACGCCGCCCAGCACCACCCGCAACTGCGGCTGCACCTGTCGGTGCAGGGCTCGGCCACCAACTTCGAGGCCATCAACTTCTACCGCGAACAGTTTGGCGTGGTGCGCGCCGTGCTGCCGCGCGTGCTGTCGATGGAGCAAGTGCGCCAGGTCATTGAGCGCACGCCGGTCGAGATCGAAGTCTTCGGCTTTGGCAGCCTGTGCGTGATGGTGGAGGGCCGCTGCGCCCTCTCGTCATACGTGACAGGCAAATCGCCCAACACCCACGGCGTGTGCTCACCCCCCAAAGCCGTGCGCTGGCAAGAGACGCCGCAGGGCCTGGAATCACGCCTGAACGGTGTGCTGATTGACCGCTACGCCCCCGGCGAGAACGCGGGCTACCCCACGCTGTGCAAAGGCCGCTTTGACGTGGGCGACGAAGAAAACTACTACGCCATCGAAGAGCCCACCAGCCTGAACACGCTGGAGCTGCTGCCGCAGCTGGTGAAGATCGGCGTGCGCGCCATCAAGATCGAAGGCCGCCAGCGCAGCCCGGCCTATGTGGCCGATGTGACGCGCGTGTGGCGCGAGGCCATTGACCACTGCATGGCCCAACCGCACCGCTACGCCCCCAAGACGCACTGGATGGCCCGCCTGGACCAGGTGGCCGAGGGCCAGCAGCACACGCTGGGGGCCTACCACCGCCCTTGGAAGTAA
- a CDS encoding U32 family peptidase, protein MKITLGPLQYYWPRNSVFAFYEAMCHTAVDEIYLGETVCSRRHELRLSDWLGLARHLQGQGKRVVMSSQVLLESGSDVAWLHKLAANGEFTVEANDMGAVHCLAGKQPFVAGPHLNLYNPQAVQWMAQLGATRWVMPLEMRQQDLAVVQAARPAGLQTEVFAYGRLPLAYSARCFTARHHNLPKDDCHFRCLEHPQGLALRTREKEGFLVLNGTQTQSARVYNLIEELPQMQDMGVDLVRLSPQAQHMEQVIALFDEVRRQPASASRAQSRILPLMPDWPCNGFWHGRPGLEQGRSDLHHAERSAA, encoded by the coding sequence ATGAAAATCACCCTGGGCCCCCTGCAGTACTACTGGCCGCGCAACAGCGTGTTTGCCTTCTACGAAGCCATGTGCCACACCGCCGTAGACGAGATCTACCTGGGCGAAACAGTGTGCTCACGCCGCCACGAGCTGCGCCTGTCCGACTGGCTGGGCCTGGCCCGCCACCTGCAGGGCCAGGGCAAGCGGGTCGTCATGTCAAGCCAGGTGCTGCTCGAATCGGGCTCGGACGTGGCCTGGCTGCACAAGCTGGCAGCCAACGGCGAATTCACCGTGGAGGCCAACGACATGGGGGCCGTGCATTGCCTGGCGGGCAAGCAGCCCTTTGTGGCCGGGCCGCACCTGAACCTCTACAACCCCCAGGCCGTGCAATGGATGGCCCAACTGGGAGCCACCCGCTGGGTGATGCCGCTGGAGATGCGCCAGCAGGACCTGGCCGTGGTGCAGGCGGCCCGCCCTGCAGGCCTGCAGACCGAGGTGTTTGCCTACGGGCGGCTGCCGCTGGCGTACTCGGCCCGGTGCTTTACCGCACGGCACCACAACCTGCCCAAGGACGACTGCCACTTCCGCTGCCTGGAGCACCCGCAAGGGCTGGCCCTGCGCACCCGCGAGAAGGAAGGTTTCCTCGTGCTCAACGGCACGCAAACGCAGTCGGCCCGCGTCTACAACCTCATCGAAGAACTGCCGCAAATGCAGGACATGGGCGTGGACCTGGTGCGCCTGAGCCCCCAGGCCCAGCACATGGAACAGGTCATTGCCCTGTTTGACGAAGTGCGCCGCCAGCCTGCCAGCGCCAGCCGGGCGCAAAGCCGCATCCTGCCGCTGATGCCCGACTGGCCCTGCAACGGCTTCTGGCATGGCCGCCCCGGTCTGGAGCAGGGCCGCAGCGACCTGCACCACGCCGAACGCTCGGCCGCCTGA
- a CDS encoding SCP2 sterol-binding domain-containing protein, whose translation MLPPTRFLANPAHAANPSRPSSGRTTESRQLPAPVGAVLSRLPAYPGSMLLVTALNLALARHLPADVLALLKDRSLRIEVRDARVAFDFAWNGQRFAPRSAAAGVPGDAGADLTISASAHDFVLLAQRQQDPDTLFFSRRLSMQGDTELGLVVKNALDALELPVLAPAQWTPRAVLARLLGPARASGPSAHAARPVHTYPEKTP comes from the coding sequence ATGCTCCCGCCTACCCGCTTCCTCGCGAACCCTGCCCACGCTGCAAACCCATCACGTCCATCCTCTGGCCGCACGACCGAATCGCGCCAGCTGCCTGCGCCCGTGGGTGCGGTGCTCTCGCGCCTGCCTGCCTACCCTGGCTCGATGCTGCTGGTGACGGCGCTCAACCTCGCGCTGGCCCGGCACCTGCCTGCCGATGTGCTGGCCCTGTTGAAGGACCGCAGCCTGCGCATTGAGGTGCGCGATGCGCGCGTGGCCTTTGACTTTGCGTGGAACGGCCAGCGCTTCGCACCCCGCAGTGCCGCAGCCGGGGTGCCAGGGGACGCCGGCGCCGATCTCACTATCAGCGCCAGCGCGCATGACTTTGTGCTGCTGGCCCAGCGCCAGCAAGACCCGGACACGCTGTTCTTCAGCCGCCGCCTGTCCATGCAGGGCGACACCGAACTGGGCCTGGTGGTGAAGAACGCGCTGGACGCCCTGGAACTGCCCGTGCTCGCCCCCGCCCAATGGACACCCCGCGCCGTGCTGGCCCGCTTGCTGGGTCCCGCCCGTGCAAGCGGCCCAAGCGCCCACGCTGCCCGCCCCGTCCATACCTACCCAGAAAAAACGCCATGA
- a CDS encoding putative zinc-binding protein has protein sequence MTTAPHPHNVPIPLVYSCSGCSSAAQLANHVALRLDRCGAAEMSCIAGVGGDVPHLMKTARSGRPIIALDGCPLVCVKSTLDRHGIAPARHYQLQQYGVKKRAHEDFDPAQAALVLERVLDDLHYEPLAKPLHAPVHPPRAEPAHG, from the coding sequence ATGACCACCGCTCCCCACCCCCACAACGTCCCCATTCCCCTGGTGTATTCATGCTCCGGCTGCTCCAGCGCGGCCCAGCTGGCCAACCACGTGGCCCTGCGGCTGGACCGCTGCGGCGCAGCCGAAATGTCGTGCATTGCGGGCGTGGGCGGTGATGTACCCCACCTCATGAAAACTGCGCGCTCAGGCCGCCCCATCATCGCGCTGGATGGCTGCCCGCTGGTCTGCGTGAAAAGCACGCTGGACCGCCACGGCATTGCGCCCGCACGCCACTACCAGCTGCAGCAATACGGCGTCAAAAAGCGCGCCCATGAAGACTTCGACCCCGCCCAGGCCGCCCTGGTGCTGGAGCGCGTGCTGGACGACCTGCACTACGAGCCCCTGGCAAAGCCACTCCACGCCCCTGTTCACCCACCCCGTGCCGAGCCCGCGCATGGCTGA
- a CDS encoding UbiX family flavin prenyltransferase, producing the protein MADGEATPRDPTARTLVRIVIGISGASGATYGVRLLQALQGQPGVEAHAVVSDAGWRTLQHECGVDGPAALQALAPGHQLHDVRNVGATLASGSFRSHAMVVAPCSMRTLAAIAHGLSDNLLTRAADVMLKERRKLVLMVRETPLHLVQLRNMLTVTEMGAICCPPLPAFYQHPRSVQDVVDASVARVLDLIDVPHTLATRWAGLPAPLTTAS; encoded by the coding sequence ATGGCTGATGGCGAAGCCACCCCCCGCGACCCCACTGCGCGCACCTTGGTCCGCATCGTCATCGGCATCTCCGGGGCCAGCGGTGCCACCTATGGCGTGCGCCTGCTTCAAGCCCTGCAAGGCCAGCCGGGCGTTGAAGCGCATGCGGTGGTGTCCGACGCAGGCTGGCGCACGCTGCAGCACGAATGCGGTGTGGACGGCCCCGCCGCGCTGCAGGCCCTGGCCCCCGGCCACCAGCTGCACGATGTGCGCAACGTGGGGGCCACGCTGGCCAGCGGGTCCTTTCGCAGCCACGCCATGGTGGTGGCGCCCTGCTCCATGCGCACCCTGGCGGCCATTGCCCACGGGCTGAGCGACAACCTGCTCACCCGCGCGGCCGATGTCATGCTCAAAGAGCGCCGCAAGCTGGTGCTGATGGTGCGCGAAACCCCGCTGCACCTGGTTCAACTGCGCAACATGCTCACCGTGACCGAGATGGGCGCCATCTGCTGCCCGCCCCTGCCCGCCTTCTACCAGCACCCGCGCAGTGTGCAAGACGTGGTGGACGCCAGCGTGGCCCGCGTGCTCGACCTCATCGACGTGCCCCACACCCTGGCCACGCGCTGGGCCGGGCTGCCCGCCCCACTAACTACCGCCTCTTAA
- the ubiD gene encoding 4-hydroxy-3-polyprenylbenzoate decarboxylase: MSYQDLRDFMAQLEATGELRRVAEPVSPHLEMTALSDRVLRANGPALLFTRPTGHRMPVLTNLFGTPARVARAMGVPDLRGVRALGTLLATLKEPEAPKGFKDMLGMGQLLKTLWNMAPHTVGRNAPCQQEVWEGPDVDLARLPVQHCWPGDVAPLITWGLTITRGPRKARQNLGIYRQQVLSRNQVIVRWLAHRGGALDFADHCAQHPGQPYPVAVALGADPATLLGAVTPVPDSLSEYQFAGLLRGTRTEVTAALGVPLQVPATAEIVLEGHIQPDAHHASGWQHALEGPYGDHTGYYNECAEFPVLTVDRITMRRDAIYHSTYTGKPPDEPAVLGLAMNELFIPLLQKQFPEIVDFYLPPEGCSYRMAVVSIKKAYAGHARRVMMGVWSHLRQFMYTKFIVVVDDDVDVRDWKEVIWAITTRMDPARDTMMVEHTPIDYLDFASPVSGLGSKMGMDATNKWPGETQREWGRPMHMTPEANARAEALMRGLGL, from the coding sequence ATGTCGTACCAAGACCTGCGCGACTTCATGGCCCAGCTCGAAGCCACGGGCGAGCTGCGCCGCGTGGCGGAACCCGTATCGCCCCACCTGGAGATGACCGCGCTGAGCGACCGCGTGCTACGCGCCAACGGCCCGGCGCTGCTATTCACCCGGCCCACCGGCCACCGCATGCCCGTGCTGACCAACCTGTTTGGCACCCCCGCCCGCGTGGCCCGCGCCATGGGCGTGCCCGACCTGCGTGGCGTGCGCGCCCTGGGCACCTTGCTCGCCACACTCAAAGAGCCCGAGGCTCCCAAAGGCTTCAAAGACATGCTGGGCATGGGCCAGTTGCTCAAAACCCTGTGGAACATGGCGCCCCACACCGTGGGCCGCAACGCGCCTTGCCAGCAAGAGGTGTGGGAAGGGCCAGATGTCGACTTGGCCCGCCTGCCCGTGCAACACTGCTGGCCCGGCGATGTGGCTCCGCTCATCACCTGGGGCCTCACCATCACGCGCGGGCCACGCAAGGCCCGGCAGAACCTGGGCATCTACCGCCAGCAGGTGCTCTCGCGCAACCAGGTCATCGTGCGCTGGCTGGCCCACCGCGGCGGCGCGCTGGACTTTGCTGACCACTGCGCCCAGCACCCCGGCCAGCCCTACCCCGTGGCCGTAGCGCTGGGGGCTGACCCCGCCACATTGCTGGGCGCCGTCACGCCCGTGCCCGACAGCTTGAGCGAATACCAGTTCGCCGGCCTGCTGCGTGGTACGCGCACCGAAGTCACTGCTGCTTTAGGCGTGCCCCTGCAAGTGCCCGCCACCGCCGAGATCGTGCTCGAAGGCCACATCCAGCCCGACGCCCACCACGCCAGCGGCTGGCAACACGCGCTGGAAGGGCCGTATGGCGACCACACCGGCTACTACAACGAATGCGCCGAGTTCCCCGTGCTCACCGTGGACCGCATCACGATGCGCCGGGACGCGATCTACCACAGCACCTACACCGGCAAACCGCCCGACGAACCCGCCGTGCTGGGCCTGGCAATGAACGAGCTGTTCATCCCCCTGCTGCAAAAGCAGTTCCCCGAGATCGTGGACTTTTACCTGCCACCCGAGGGCTGCAGCTATCGCATGGCCGTGGTCAGCATCAAAAAGGCCTACGCAGGCCACGCGCGCCGCGTGATGATGGGTGTGTGGAGCCACCTGCGCCAGTTCATGTACACCAAGTTCATCGTGGTGGTGGACGATGACGTGGACGTGCGCGACTGGAAGGAAGTGATCTGGGCCATCACCACCCGCATGGACCCCGCGCGCGACACGATGATGGTGGAGCACACACCCATCGACTACCTGGACTTCGCCTCGCCCGTGAGCGGATTGGGCAGCAAGATGGGGATGGATGCGACGAACAAATGGCCGGGGGAGACGCAGCGGGAATGGGGGCGGCCTATGCACATGACGCCGGAAGCGAACGCGCGGGCTGAGGCGCTGATGCGGGGGCTGGGGCTGTAG
- a CDS encoding GNAT family N-acetyltransferase, whose protein sequence is MPPLEVRPLQTDDLPALMAVQRAAYGDGFMESTEVFARRLASPVNCSLALLLDGALCAYLAAYQSVQGKVTPLHGDFEPPVGSAPDTLYLHDMAVLPGMAGQGLAQRLLQPLWDQATAQGLRHSALVSVQGSQGYWERHGYAVQPLAQPLQQQRLASYGDGAVYMTKLLPSPR, encoded by the coding sequence ATGCCGCCCCTTGAAGTCCGCCCCCTGCAAACCGACGACCTGCCTGCACTGATGGCCGTGCAACGCGCTGCCTATGGCGATGGGTTCATGGAAAGCACCGAGGTCTTTGCCCGCCGTCTGGCCAGCCCCGTGAATTGCTCGCTGGCCCTGCTGCTGGATGGCGCGTTGTGCGCCTACCTGGCGGCCTACCAGTCGGTGCAGGGCAAGGTGACGCCGCTGCATGGCGACTTTGAGCCCCCCGTGGGCTCCGCGCCCGACACGCTGTACCTGCACGACATGGCCGTGCTGCCCGGCATGGCAGGCCAGGGGTTGGCACAGCGGCTGCTGCAGCCCTTGTGGGACCAGGCCACAGCGCAGGGCCTGCGCCACAGCGCGCTGGTGTCGGTGCAAGGCTCGCAAGGCTATTGGGAGCGGCATGGCTATGCGGTGCAACCGCTGGCCCAGCCGCTGCAGCAGCAAAGGCTGGCCAGCTATGGGGACGGTGCGGTGTACATGACAAAGCTCCTTCCGTCACCCAGGTAA
- a CDS encoding NUDIX hydrolase → MPNRWKPNVTVAALIEREGRFLLVEEETTDGLKLNNPAGHLDPGESPEQACAREVLEETAHDFVPTALIGVYLNRFTKTRTGDDLTYMRFAFAGSLGTHHPWRSLDEGIVRTVWMTPDEIRACPERHRSPLLLACLEDYLAGQRYPLTLVHTDPSVITPR, encoded by the coding sequence ATGCCAAACCGCTGGAAACCCAACGTCACCGTGGCCGCCCTCATCGAGCGCGAGGGGCGCTTTTTGCTGGTGGAAGAAGAGACCACGGACGGTCTCAAGCTCAACAACCCCGCAGGCCATCTGGACCCTGGCGAATCGCCTGAGCAAGCCTGTGCCCGCGAGGTGCTCGAGGAAACCGCGCACGACTTTGTGCCCACCGCCCTGATTGGCGTGTACCTCAACCGCTTTACCAAAACCCGCACGGGCGATGACCTGACCTACATGCGTTTTGCGTTTGCAGGCTCGCTGGGCACCCACCACCCCTGGCGCAGCCTGGACGAGGGCATCGTCCGCACGGTGTGGATGACGCCGGACGAGATTCGCGCCTGCCCCGAGCGGCACCGCAGCCCGCTGCTGCTGGCGTGCCTGGAGGATTACCTGGCGGGCCAGCGCTACCCGCTCACGCTGGTGCACACCGACCCTTCGGTCATCACGCCCCGGTAG
- a CDS encoding tripartite tricarboxylate transporter substrate binding protein, producing the protein MKKRTLLHCALALVTAPWAFGAAAQDFPPKKPVTLVVGFAAGGAADAAARLIAKKLGENIGQSVVVDNKGGAGGNIAHQFVAGAAPDGSVLLLGSVGPLTIAPHLMKLPYDPFKDLAPVSGGVNFPNVLVVHKGAGVKTLAEFVQLSKKKPGSVDFASTGAGSASHLAGELFNQRAGIDMTHVPYKGGAPALQDLLGERVTSYFAAPPTALPHIEAGKLIPLATTGLTRPSYMPNIPTVAEAGYPGFEALNWYAFVAPGKTPPAVLERWNQEIVKVLNDAGVKEALNKHGLTPQPTTRAELAAFMKKESAQWAATIKERKISMD; encoded by the coding sequence ATGAAAAAACGCACCCTGCTGCACTGCGCCCTGGCGCTGGTAACGGCCCCTTGGGCCTTTGGCGCTGCGGCGCAAGACTTTCCGCCCAAAAAGCCCGTCACGCTGGTCGTGGGCTTTGCCGCCGGTGGCGCGGCCGATGCGGCGGCGCGGCTGATTGCCAAGAAGCTGGGCGAGAACATTGGCCAGTCGGTGGTGGTGGACAACAAGGGCGGTGCAGGTGGCAACATCGCGCACCAGTTTGTGGCCGGTGCCGCGCCCGATGGCTCGGTGCTGCTGCTGGGGTCAGTGGGCCCGCTGACTATTGCGCCGCACCTGATGAAGCTGCCCTATGACCCCTTCAAGGATCTCGCCCCCGTCTCTGGCGGGGTGAACTTTCCGAACGTGCTGGTGGTGCACAAGGGCGCGGGGGTGAAGACGCTGGCCGAGTTTGTGCAGCTGTCCAAAAAGAAGCCCGGCAGCGTGGACTTTGCCTCCACTGGCGCGGGCTCCGCATCGCACCTGGCGGGCGAGTTGTTCAACCAGCGCGCAGGCATCGACATGACCCATGTGCCCTACAAAGGTGGAGCACCTGCTTTGCAGGACTTGCTGGGCGAGCGTGTCACCTCGTACTTTGCCGCGCCCCCCACGGCGCTGCCGCATATCGAGGCGGGCAAGCTGATCCCGCTGGCCACCACGGGCCTCACCCGGCCCTCGTACATGCCCAACATCCCCACCGTGGCTGAGGCGGGCTACCCCGGGTTTGAAGCGCTCAACTGGTACGCCTTTGTCGCACCCGGCAAGACGCCGCCCGCCGTGCTGGAGCGCTGGAACCAGGAGATCGTAAAGGTGCTTAACGACGCGGGCGTAAAAGAGGCGCTGAACAAGCACGGCCTCACGCCCCAGCCCACCACGCGGGCGGAGCTGGCCGCCTTCATGAAGAAAGAGTCTGCGCAGTGGGCCGCCACCATCAAGGAGCGCAAGATCTCGATGGACTGA
- the tcuB gene encoding tricarballylate utilization 4Fe-4S protein TcuB translates to MQALEALTRDAKALANGDIVLSAPESEVARQLQICNACRYCEGFCAVFPAMTRRLEFAKADIHFIANLCHNCGACLHACQYAPPHEFAVNIPQAMAQVRGQTYADYAWPPALGQLYQRNGLTLALALVAGLTLFLLLAVGLHGQGLAALWTAPVGGFYGIFPHNLLVGLFAPVFLFAVLALGLGVRRFWRDVTPATSGAPLSAPATAEATDAVLRLKYLDGGHGEGCHNEDDAYTLSRRRMHHLTFYGFMLCFAATSVATLYHYLLGLPAPYDLPSVPKLLGGVGGISLALGTAGLWRLNLRRHPQHGDAAQKPMDRAFIALLFLTATSGLALWAARGTAGLPLLLCLHLGAVMALFATLPYGKFAHGIFRTASLLRHAVEKRQPNPIGLGAD, encoded by the coding sequence ATGCAAGCGCTTGAAGCCCTGACCCGCGACGCCAAGGCGCTGGCCAACGGCGACATCGTGCTGTCGGCCCCCGAGTCTGAAGTGGCCCGCCAGCTGCAGATCTGCAACGCCTGCCGCTACTGCGAGGGCTTTTGCGCCGTCTTCCCGGCCATGACGCGGCGGCTGGAGTTTGCCAAGGCCGACATCCACTTCATCGCCAACCTGTGCCACAACTGCGGCGCCTGCCTGCATGCGTGCCAGTACGCGCCGCCGCACGAGTTTGCGGTGAACATTCCGCAGGCCATGGCCCAGGTGCGCGGGCAAACCTATGCCGACTACGCCTGGCCGCCCGCGCTGGGCCAGCTCTACCAGCGCAACGGCCTGACCCTGGCGCTGGCCCTGGTGGCGGGGCTCACGCTGTTCCTGCTGCTGGCGGTGGGGCTGCATGGGCAGGGGCTGGCGGCGCTGTGGACAGCACCGGTGGGCGGCTTCTACGGCATCTTTCCGCACAACCTGCTGGTGGGTTTGTTTGCGCCCGTGTTCCTGTTTGCCGTGCTGGCCCTGGGCCTGGGCGTGCGCCGCTTCTGGCGCGATGTGACGCCCGCCACCAGCGGCGCGCCGCTGAGTGCGCCCGCCACGGCCGAGGCTACCGATGCGGTGCTGCGCCTCAAGTACCTGGACGGCGGCCACGGCGAGGGCTGCCACAACGAGGACGATGCCTACACCCTCTCGCGCAGGCGCATGCACCACCTCACGTTCTATGGCTTCATGTTGTGCTTTGCAGCCACCAGCGTGGCCACGCTGTACCACTACCTGCTGGGCCTGCCTGCCCCGTATGACCTGCCCAGTGTGCCCAAGCTGCTGGGCGGCGTGGGCGGCATCAGCCTGGCGCTGGGCACCGCAGGCCTGTGGCGGCTGAACCTGCGCCGCCACCCACAGCACGGCGATGCCGCGCAAAAGCCCATGGACCGCGCCTTCATTGCGCTGCTGTTCCTCACCGCCACCAGCGGCCTGGCCCTGTGGGCAGCACGCGGCACCGCAGGCCTGCCGCTGCTGCTGTGCCTGCACCTGGGCGCAGTGATGGCGCTGTTTGCCACGCTGCCCTACGGCAAGTTTGCGCACGGCATCTTCCGCACCGCGTCGCTGCTGCGCCACGCGGTAGAGAAGCGCCAGCCCAACCCCATTGGTTTAGGCGCAGACTGA
- the tcuA gene encoding FAD-dependent tricarballylate dehydrogenase TcuA: protein MPTDRPDSRAPVDVLVIGGGNAALCAALMAREAGASVLLLEAAPRAWRGGNSAHTRNLRCMHDAPQDVLVDAYPEEEFWQDLLKVTGGLTNEHLARLVIRESGTCRDWMRSHGVHFQPSLAGALHTARTNAFFMGGGKALVNAYFRSAERLGVQVRYESPVDRIEVENGRFVAAHCTTNGRSERITAKSCVLAAGGFESNREWLREAWGQNERGEWPADNFLIRGTAYNKGVLLKHLLDDHGADRIGDPTQAHMVAIDARAPLYDGGICTRIDCVSLGVVVNRNGERFYDEGEDFWPKRYAIWGRLVAQQPGQIGYSIIDSKAIGRFMPPVFPGVKADTLAELGQKLGLPADTFMRTLNGYNAACRVGQFDHTALDDCHTEGITPAKTHWARPIDTGPFYGYALKPGVTFTYLGLRTDETTAVHFGGQPSPNLFVAGEMMAGNVLGKGYTAGVGMSIGTAFGRIAGTQAAQAALNKNKALAQSQQAQAATKTGVNHASA, encoded by the coding sequence ATGCCTACTGACCGCCCGGATTCCCGCGCCCCCGTGGATGTGCTGGTCATCGGCGGCGGCAACGCTGCCCTGTGCGCTGCGCTGATGGCCCGCGAGGCCGGTGCCAGCGTGCTGCTGCTGGAGGCTGCACCCCGGGCCTGGCGCGGCGGCAACTCCGCCCACACCCGCAACCTGCGCTGCATGCACGATGCACCGCAGGACGTGCTGGTCGATGCCTACCCCGAAGAAGAGTTCTGGCAGGACCTGCTCAAGGTGACCGGGGGGCTCACCAACGAGCACCTGGCGCGGCTGGTGATCCGCGAGTCCGGCACCTGCCGGGACTGGATGCGCAGCCACGGCGTGCACTTCCAGCCCTCGCTGGCGGGGGCGCTGCACACGGCGCGCACCAATGCGTTTTTCATGGGCGGCGGCAAGGCGCTGGTCAATGCCTACTTCCGCAGCGCTGAACGGCTGGGCGTGCAGGTGCGCTACGAATCGCCGGTAGACCGCATCGAAGTGGAGAACGGCCGCTTTGTGGCCGCGCACTGCACCACCAACGGCCGCAGCGAACGCATCACCGCCAAAAGCTGCGTGCTGGCCGCAGGCGGCTTTGAATCCAACCGCGAATGGCTACGCGAAGCCTGGGGCCAGAACGAGCGCGGCGAGTGGCCTGCAGACAACTTCCTGATCCGCGGCACCGCCTACAACAAAGGCGTGCTGCTCAAACACCTGCTGGACGACCACGGCGCCGACCGCATTGGCGACCCCACGCAAGCCCACATGGTGGCGATTGATGCACGCGCGCCGCTGTACGACGGCGGCATCTGCACCCGCATCGACTGCGTTTCGCTGGGCGTGGTGGTCAACCGCAACGGCGAACGTTTCTACGACGAGGGCGAGGACTTCTGGCCCAAGCGCTACGCCATCTGGGGCCGCCTGGTGGCGCAGCAGCCGGGGCAGATTGGCTATTCGATCATCGATAGCAAGGCCATTGGCCGCTTCATGCCGCCGGTGTTTCCGGGCGTGAAGGCCGACACACTGGCCGAGCTGGGCCAGAAGCTGGGCCTGCCGGCGGACACCTTCATGCGCACGCTCAACGGCTACAACGCAGCGTGCCGTGTGGGCCAGTTTGACCACACCGCGCTGGACGATTGCCACACCGAAGGCATCACGCCCGCCAAGACGCACTGGGCCCGGCCCATTGATACCGGGCCGTTCTACGGCTACGCGCTCAAGCCCGGCGTCACCTTCACCTACCTGGGCCTGCGCACGGACGAGACCACGGCCGTGCACTTTGGCGGCCAGCCCAGCCCCAACCTGTTTGTGGCGGGCGAAATGATGGCGGGCAACGTGCTGGGCAAGGGCTACACCGCCGGTGTGGGCATGAGCATTGGCACCGCGTTTGGCCGCATTGCGGGTACGCAGGCGGCGCAAGCGGCTTTGAATAAAAATAAGGCTCTAGCGCAAAGTCAGCAAGCGCAAGCAGCTACAAAAACAGGAGTAAACCATGCAAGCGCTTGA